One genomic window of Dysgonomonadaceae bacterium PH5-43 includes the following:
- a CDS encoding hypothetical protein (product_source=Hypo-rule applied), producing the protein LLMPLLISDDTIYIGNPADEGDTFYSVPKSLDSGLKMINVDAAVGIMTMQNKVYVGFTHLMLYYDVTTEASRSENGIKLASISIEEE; encoded by the coding sequence TTTTACTTATGCCCCTGCTTATTTCTGACGATACCATATATATAGGTAATCCCGCAGATGAAGGAGATACATTCTATAGCGTACCCAAAAGTCTCGACTCAGGACTTAAGATGATTAATGTTGATGCTGCTGTTGGGATTATGACTATGCAGAATAAAGTTTACGTCGGATTCACACATCTAATGCTTTATTATGATGTTACTACCGAAGCATCTCGTTCAGAAAATGGCATCAAATTAGCATCTATCAGCATT